In Streptococcus respiraculi, one DNA window encodes the following:
- a CDS encoding YpmS family protein, whose amino-acid sequence MKPKKNGTINKWKWAFLALIAALVALSLVLVERVTTNREDMTSLVASNNARSDEQLGTFTTTKEQLNTMLATYLKDYQTDTFSYKVTATNQFLLFEGRYKIWGLDIPLYVYFQPNKLKDGSVLLTVSEISAGTLSLPKEEILSYIKKQSQLPAFVTIDASKATVTIQLTEIENEQKIYVKANTIDLYNNQLIFDIYRKS is encoded by the coding sequence GTGAAACCAAAAAAGAATGGAACAATCAATAAATGGAAATGGGCTTTTCTAGCCTTGATTGCTGCTTTAGTGGCACTCAGTTTAGTTCTAGTGGAGCGAGTAACGACGAACCGTGAGGACATGACATCACTTGTTGCCTCAAATAATGCAAGAAGCGATGAACAACTAGGAACCTTTACGACCACTAAGGAACAATTAAATACGATGCTTGCGACTTATTTGAAAGACTACCAAACAGATACCTTTTCTTATAAGGTGACGGCAACCAATCAGTTTCTCCTATTTGAGGGAAGGTACAAGATTTGGGGGCTAGATATTCCTCTTTATGTTTATTTCCAACCCAACAAATTAAAAGACGGCAGTGTCTTGTTGACGGTATCAGAAATTTCAGCAGGTACCTTGTCTCTCCCTAAGGAAGAAATTTTGTCTTATATCAAGAAGCAGTCGCAGTTGCCAGCATTTGTAACGATTGATGCTTCAAAGGCTACCGTGACGATTCAGCTCACTGAAATTGAGAATGAGCAAAAGATTTACGTCAAGGCTAATACCATTGATTTGTACAATAATCAGCTCATTTTCGATATTTACAGAAAAAGCTAA